From Deinococcus wulumuqiensis R12, one genomic window encodes:
- the lexA gene encoding transcriptional repressor LexA: MPPELTPTRRSILQVTLRLGAGATAGQVAHEVGITKQAISQQVNILRKLGYLHPAETRYGPLQATDKARAALGEGLPIYGQIAAGVPALAEQSPEDFTPSIEALLGLKAGDFLLKVRGESMTGIGVMDGDYVVVRPTPEVHDGEVAVVLVPGENAATLKRLYHFGQDIILMSENPAMPRMSFPAEQVQVQGRMVGRVGVGAPRVSHRVTE; the protein is encoded by the coding sequence ATGCCGCCTGAACTCACGCCCACCCGCCGCTCCATTCTGCAAGTCACCCTGCGTCTGGGCGCGGGCGCCACGGCGGGACAGGTGGCGCACGAGGTGGGCATCACCAAGCAGGCGATCAGCCAGCAGGTGAACATCCTGCGCAAGCTGGGCTACCTGCACCCCGCCGAAACCCGGTACGGTCCCCTTCAGGCCACCGACAAGGCGCGGGCGGCGCTGGGCGAGGGGCTGCCCATCTACGGCCAGATTGCCGCCGGGGTGCCGGCCCTGGCCGAGCAGTCGCCGGAAGATTTTACCCCCAGCATCGAGGCGCTGCTGGGCCTGAAAGCGGGCGACTTCCTGCTCAAGGTGCGCGGCGAGAGCATGACCGGCATCGGCGTGATGGACGGCGATTACGTGGTCGTGCGCCCCACCCCCGAGGTCCATGACGGCGAGGTGGCGGTGGTGCTCGTGCCCGGTGAGAACGCCGCGACCCTCAAGCGGCTGTACCACTTCGGGCAGGACATCATCCTGATGAGCGAGAACCCCGCCATGCCGCGCATGTCCTTTCCCGCCGAACAGGTGCAGGTGCAGGGCCGGATGGTGGGCCGCGTCGGGGTGGGGGCGCCGCGTGTCAGCCACCGCGTGACCGAGTAG
- a CDS encoding protein kinase domain-containing protein, protein MTAPASCPFCGSPAAPGDSVCRVCGAALGQGGATALLTLPPGTSLQGGQYVLDRVLGQGGFGITYDARDTRLGMRVAVKELFVDGSTRRGLNVVPPLSQGAEVFAATRRGFLEEAQVLARFGDPSIVRVLNYFEEHGTAYLVMEFLEGETLGEAIVKRGPLPPLVAAQVADSVAHALEVVHAAGLLHRDIKPDNIFLHRTGRIVLIDFGSVRAFDSGKTVSHTRLVTPGYAPLEQYSSAAKFGPYTDLYALGATLFHALTGQMPPAATDLSLGTPLPPLPAATPSNLREAVLSCMAPRIEQRPQSAQALRRILRGEGGAKVAPAPAPPPRVQPQPVRPVPVPPAPVPSPQSGGKASGGKADREMQKRLRELAKQAQREAKRQTRRPPPPAPVPLPPPLPLPPSPVPQRDGTLGRRMVVLAATLLGALAGGALVFQTPEWQVLPSPEVSVLAGAGAGAVAGLVLGLLLWWALPVVLPVFAAGVVYGVSQNLGYRPPTVIAASVAAIVASLILMRLIRRI, encoded by the coding sequence GTGACCGCGCCTGCCAGCTGCCCCTTTTGTGGCTCGCCCGCCGCGCCCGGCGACAGCGTGTGCCGGGTCTGCGGAGCGGCCCTGGGCCAGGGCGGGGCCACCGCGCTGCTGACCCTGCCGCCCGGCACCAGTTTGCAGGGCGGGCAGTACGTGCTCGACCGGGTGCTCGGGCAGGGCGGCTTCGGCATCACCTACGATGCCCGCGACACCCGGCTGGGCATGCGGGTGGCCGTCAAGGAGCTGTTCGTGGACGGCTCGACCCGGCGCGGCCTGAACGTCGTGCCCCCGCTCAGCCAGGGGGCCGAGGTGTTCGCGGCCACCCGGCGCGGCTTTCTGGAAGAGGCGCAGGTGCTCGCCCGCTTTGGCGACCCCAGCATCGTGCGGGTGCTGAACTATTTCGAGGAACACGGCACCGCCTACCTCGTCATGGAGTTTCTGGAAGGCGAGACGCTGGGCGAGGCGATTGTCAAGCGGGGGCCGCTGCCGCCGCTCGTCGCCGCGCAGGTGGCCGACTCGGTGGCGCACGCGCTGGAAGTCGTTCACGCCGCCGGGCTGCTGCACCGCGACATCAAGCCCGACAACATTTTTCTGCACCGCACGGGCCGCATCGTCCTGATCGATTTCGGCTCGGTGCGGGCCTTCGACAGTGGCAAGACGGTGTCGCACACCCGGCTGGTCACGCCCGGGTACGCGCCGCTGGAGCAGTACAGCAGCGCGGCCAAGTTCGGGCCGTACACCGACCTGTACGCGCTGGGGGCCACGCTGTTTCACGCGCTGACCGGGCAGATGCCGCCCGCCGCCACCGACCTCTCGCTCGGCACGCCGCTGCCGCCGCTGCCTGCCGCGACCCCGTCCAACCTGCGCGAAGCCGTGCTGAGCTGCATGGCCCCGCGCATCGAGCAGCGCCCCCAGAGTGCCCAGGCCCTGCGGCGCATCCTGCGCGGCGAGGGCGGCGCGAAGGTGGCCCCCGCGCCTGCGCCGCCGCCCAGGGTTCAGCCTCAGCCCGTGCGCCCGGTTCCCGTGCCGCCTGCTCCCGTACCGTCCCCCCAGTCGGGCGGCAAAGCGTCGGGCGGCAAGGCGGACCGCGAGATGCAAAAGCGGCTGCGTGAACTGGCGAAGCAGGCCCAGCGCGAAGCGAAGCGGCAGACCCGGCGCCCGCCGCCCCCGGCTCCGGTGCCCCTGCCCCCTCCCTTGCCGCTGCCCCCTTCGCCTGTTCCCCAGCGGGACGGCACGCTGGGGCGGCGGATGGTCGTGCTCGCTGCCACGCTGCTCGGCGCTCTGGCGGGCGGGGCGCTGGTGTTCCAGACCCCGGAGTGGCAGGTGCTTCCCTCGCCCGAAGTCAGTGTGCTGGCAGGCGCCGGGGCCGGAGCGGTGGCCGGGCTGGTGCTCGGGCTGCTGCTGTGGTGGGCGCTGCCGGTGGTGCTGCCGGTCTTCGCGGCGGGGGTCGTCTACGGCGTATCTCAAAACCTTGGCTATAGGCCACCCACTGTGATTGCCGCGAGCGTCGCCGCTATCGTGGCTTCGCTCATCCTGATGCGGCTGATTCGGCGCATCTGA
- a CDS encoding vWA domain-containing protein, translated as MLEAKLKPHREYLLAQSAGQKLFLTLTVKPTAEARQARPDLSVVFVVDTSGSMREVVTEPTERTGRTTQVDGQMYEVVRGGKNKMQIVIEALRGIVTSNLVRPGDRLALVKFDDTAEVLVPFIAASNQAQLAAAVEKLDWYSGGTHMGAGMRAGASLLTSESGSRRMVLLSDGQTFDAPLVEEQVGALAGMQVPVTVVGVGDEVNADLLTSIADRTQGQPLDIVPDTQNPQPPAIRASELPAALLGDLQKAAAEVVTGVSLSVRTVKDVVLERVTRVQPTQTEVALRTDGPLPLGNVDASSGATFVLEFTLPGRPATKMRLAQLGLTYEVPGANYRGEIPPLDVVVEFTGEEALAARIDPEVMGWVQQRNIEGLVAQATREAGQNPEQAAKTLEQARAMTQRLGNGAMTQALDRAIGELGSSKTISLGTAKTLKIGAKTQTLSSDAALPSDEDIRRMTGA; from the coding sequence ATGCTAGAGGCCAAACTGAAACCCCACCGTGAATACCTGCTCGCCCAGTCGGCGGGGCAAAAACTCTTTCTGACGCTGACCGTCAAGCCCACCGCCGAGGCGCGGCAGGCCCGCCCCGACCTGAGCGTGGTGTTCGTGGTGGACACGTCCGGTTCCATGCGCGAGGTCGTGACCGAACCCACCGAGCGCACCGGGCGCACCACCCAGGTGGACGGCCAGATGTACGAGGTCGTCCGGGGCGGCAAGAACAAGATGCAGATCGTGATCGAGGCGCTGCGCGGCATCGTGACCTCCAACCTCGTGAGGCCGGGCGACCGCCTCGCGCTGGTGAAGTTCGACGACACCGCCGAGGTGCTGGTGCCGTTCATCGCCGCCAGCAACCAGGCGCAGCTCGCCGCCGCCGTGGAAAAGCTCGACTGGTACTCGGGCGGCACCCACATGGGCGCGGGAATGCGGGCCGGGGCCTCGCTGCTCACGAGCGAGAGCGGCAGCCGCCGCATGGTGCTGCTCAGCGACGGGCAGACCTTCGACGCGCCGCTGGTCGAGGAGCAGGTGGGCGCCCTGGCCGGGATGCAGGTGCCGGTGACGGTGGTCGGCGTGGGCGACGAGGTCAACGCCGACCTGCTGACCTCCATCGCCGACCGCACGCAGGGCCAGCCGCTCGACATCGTCCCCGACACGCAAAACCCGCAGCCCCCCGCCATTCGCGCTTCCGAGCTGCCCGCCGCGCTGCTGGGCGACCTGCAAAAAGCCGCCGCCGAGGTGGTTACGGGCGTTTCTCTCTCGGTGCGCACCGTCAAGGACGTGGTGCTGGAGCGCGTCACCCGCGTGCAGCCCACCCAGACCGAGGTGGCGCTGCGGACCGACGGGCCACTGCCGCTGGGCAACGTGGACGCGAGCAGCGGGGCGACCTTCGTGCTGGAATTCACCCTGCCGGGGCGCCCGGCGACGAAAATGCGTCTCGCGCAGCTGGGCCTGACCTACGAGGTGCCCGGCGCGAACTACCGGGGCGAGATTCCCCCGCTGGACGTGGTGGTGGAATTCACCGGCGAGGAAGCCCTGGCCGCCCGCATCGACCCCGAGGTGATGGGCTGGGTGCAGCAGCGCAACATCGAAGGGCTGGTCGCGCAGGCCACCCGCGAGGCCGGCCAGAACCCCGAACAGGCCGCCAAGACGCTGGAACAGGCCCGCGCCATGACCCAGCGCCTCGGCAACGGCGCCATGACCCAGGCCCTGGACCGCGCCATCGGCGAACTCGGCAGCTCCAAGACCATCAGCCTCGGGACCGCCAAGACCCTCAAGATCGGCGCCAAGACCCAGACCCTGAGCAGCGACGCCGCCCTGCCGTCCGACGAGGACATTCGGCGCATGACCGGAGCCTGA
- a CDS encoding right-handed parallel beta-helix repeat-containing protein encodes MTCPTCGSAVPAGAVTCPICGSPLGGHSQTLPPGTTLAGGKYRLDKVLGQGGFGITYLASQTQLGARIAIKELFPSGSTRQSGKYVLPPAGTDPAGWAQTKQDFTAEGRTVARFNHPDIVRVMDLFEENGTAYLVMEFLEGQTLGSAIEKRGPLPPDEVVNIARRILGALSVVHGAGMLHRDIKPDNVYLDKAGRTVLIDFGSARDFAAGQTMSHTRLVTPGYAPLEQYSSSAKFGPYTDIYALGATLYHALTGHAPTPATDRTMGTPLAPLPPGTPPALREAIERSLAVKIDERPQSTQEVMALLSQVSVAPQAAPAPPVSRPTPQTPTPPRAPQPVPQRQPQPPSPFPQRQPQPQAQRRRGPGCGCLFPLLLLGGLALYGMNALGPILSEITPEQTRTETTTTTEQTRTETPTPAPSEDSGNDSSSEGWEGGAPIDLGLPGTSGESETGESEAGQSEAGATETESGDGSGEAAQGTATPETVPTPTPAPTPTPAPDTVSTPPASGEVVVTAPNVDLRSAADAASASLGTLAAGSTVQLLQTQDGWYEVQTASGQRGWVSAQVALPVVGAEALQALQAAATQGGDVQLAPGVYRLEGPLVLAQTVRLTGAGRDRTWITSAAGGAVLTTRGDVTLRGVTVQWAGQTPGQVLLAEGGAVTLRESRLTGGVRDEAGVGLGSGLSLTQGAQGDVQDSELSGNAYGASVSDTARLKVAGSNLSDNALGGAVFQDSSGGEVRGSSLDRNGEHGLTVRHTAAPVVVDSLLRDNGGRGLSVEGQARPTVKRTTASGNKGQGVGVQDEAQPQLSGNKFSDNGQGVAYFGSAGGRASENELSGNGVGIAVEGRAAPDLRTNVIRGSRDAGLTYSGQAGGTASGNTVTGSAKPGISLWGEARPTLTGNVVQGGAQSGLVFAEQSGGTVTDNEVLGNALNGLVVSDRAAPEVRDNTFQDNGEAALVYKGEAGGRVSGNTCQGNGSDAIELQLTNVLAGPDLTAATCSVKTQVNW; translated from the coding sequence ATGACCTGTCCCACCTGCGGCTCGGCGGTTCCGGCGGGCGCCGTCACCTGTCCCATCTGCGGCTCGCCGCTGGGCGGCCACAGCCAGACGCTGCCGCCCGGCACCACCCTCGCGGGCGGCAAGTACCGGCTGGACAAGGTGCTGGGGCAGGGCGGCTTCGGCATCACTTATCTCGCGTCCCAGACGCAGCTCGGCGCCCGAATCGCCATCAAGGAGCTGTTTCCGAGCGGGTCCACCCGGCAGAGCGGCAAGTACGTGCTGCCGCCTGCGGGCACCGACCCGGCGGGCTGGGCGCAGACCAAGCAGGACTTCACGGCGGAGGGCCGCACGGTCGCCCGCTTCAACCACCCCGACATCGTGCGGGTCATGGACCTGTTCGAGGAAAACGGCACGGCCTACCTCGTCATGGAGTTTCTGGAGGGGCAGACCCTCGGCAGCGCCATCGAAAAGCGCGGGCCGCTGCCTCCCGACGAGGTGGTCAACATCGCCCGGCGCATCCTCGGCGCCCTGAGCGTGGTGCACGGCGCGGGGATGCTGCACCGAGACATCAAGCCCGACAACGTCTATCTGGACAAGGCGGGGCGCACGGTCCTGATCGACTTCGGCTCGGCCCGCGACTTCGCGGCGGGGCAGACGATGAGCCACACCCGGCTGGTCACGCCCGGCTACGCGCCGCTGGAGCAGTACAGCAGCTCGGCCAAGTTCGGGCCGTACACCGACATCTACGCGCTGGGCGCCACCCTTTACCACGCCCTGACCGGCCACGCGCCGACCCCGGCCACCGACCGGACGATGGGCACGCCGCTCGCGCCGCTGCCGCCCGGCACGCCCCCGGCGCTGCGCGAAGCCATCGAACGCAGTCTGGCCGTCAAGATCGACGAGCGCCCGCAAAGCACCCAGGAGGTCATGGCGCTGCTCAGTCAGGTGTCGGTGGCGCCGCAGGCCGCGCCCGCGCCTCCGGTTTCCCGGCCCACGCCGCAGACCCCCACACCTCCCAGGGCGCCGCAGCCGGTCCCGCAGCGGCAACCTCAGCCACCTTCTCCCTTTCCGCAGCGCCAGCCACAGCCGCAGGCCCAGCGGCGCCGGGGGCCGGGGTGCGGGTGCCTGTTTCCGCTGCTGCTGCTCGGCGGCCTCGCGCTCTACGGCATGAACGCCCTGGGGCCGATTCTGTCGGAGATCACCCCGGAACAGACCCGGACAGAAACGACCACCACGACCGAGCAGACCCGCACCGAGACGCCGACCCCCGCGCCCAGCGAGGACTCCGGCAACGACTCCTCTTCGGAAGGCTGGGAAGGCGGCGCCCCGATTGACCTGGGCCTGCCGGGAACCAGCGGCGAATCGGAGACTGGTGAATCGGAGGCTGGCCAATCGGAGGCTGGCGCAACCGAGACCGAATCTGGGGACGGGAGTGGAGAAGCGGCGCAGGGTACGGCCACCCCCGAAACTGTCCCGACTCCGACCCCGGCCCCGACTCCAACTCCGGCCCCCGACACCGTCAGCACCCCCCCGGCCAGCGGCGAAGTCGTCGTCACGGCGCCGAATGTCGACCTGCGCTCGGCGGCGGACGCAGCTTCGGCCAGCCTGGGCACGCTGGCGGCAGGCAGTACGGTGCAGCTCCTCCAGACCCAGGACGGCTGGTACGAGGTCCAGACGGCGAGCGGGCAGCGCGGCTGGGTCAGTGCTCAGGTGGCCCTGCCCGTCGTGGGCGCCGAGGCCCTGCAAGCGTTGCAGGCGGCGGCCACCCAGGGCGGCGACGTGCAGCTCGCCCCCGGTGTCTACCGCCTTGAGGGGCCGCTGGTGCTGGCGCAAACTGTCCGCCTGACCGGAGCCGGGCGTGACCGCACCTGGATCACCTCGGCGGCGGGCGGCGCGGTGCTGACCACCCGGGGCGACGTGACCCTGAGGGGCGTCACGGTGCAGTGGGCCGGGCAGACCCCGGGGCAGGTGCTGCTCGCCGAGGGCGGCGCCGTCACCCTGCGGGAATCCCGACTGACCGGCGGCGTCCGTGACGAGGCGGGCGTGGGGCTGGGCAGCGGCCTGTCGCTGACCCAGGGCGCGCAGGGCGACGTGCAGGACAGCGAACTGTCCGGCAACGCCTACGGCGCCTCGGTCAGCGATACGGCGCGGCTCAAGGTGGCCGGAAGCAACCTGAGCGACAATGCCCTCGGCGGGGCCGTCTTTCAGGACAGTTCGGGCGGCGAGGTGCGCGGCAGTTCGCTGGACCGCAACGGCGAACACGGCCTGACGGTGCGCCACACGGCGGCCCCGGTGGTCGTGGACTCGCTGCTGCGGGACAACGGCGGGCGCGGCCTGAGCGTGGAAGGACAGGCCCGCCCCACCGTCAAGCGCACGACCGCCAGCGGCAACAAGGGGCAGGGCGTCGGCGTGCAGGACGAGGCGCAGCCACAACTGAGCGGCAACAAATTCAGCGACAACGGCCAGGGCGTCGCTTACTTCGGCAGCGCCGGGGGCCGCGCCAGCGAGAACGAGCTGAGCGGCAACGGGGTGGGCATAGCGGTGGAAGGCCGCGCCGCACCCGACCTGCGCACCAACGTGATTCGGGGCAGCCGCGACGCGGGCCTGACCTACTCCGGGCAGGCGGGCGGCACGGCGAGCGGCAACACGGTCACCGGCAGCGCCAAACCCGGCATCTCGCTGTGGGGAGAAGCGCGCCCCACCCTGACGGGCAACGTCGTGCAGGGCGGCGCCCAGAGCGGCCTCGTCTTTGCCGAGCAGTCGGGCGGCACCGTAACCGACAACGAGGTGCTCGGCAACGCCCTGAACGGTCTGGTCGTCAGTGACCGGGCGGCGCCCGAAGTTCGCGACAACACCTTTCAGGACAACGGCGAGGCGGCCCTCGTCTACAAAGGTGAAGCGGGAGGCCGGGTCAGCGGCAACACCTGCCAGGGCAACGGCAGCGACGCCATCGAGTTGCAGCTGACCAACGTGCTGGCCGGGCCGGACCTGACGGCGGCGACCTGCTCGGTCAAGACGCAGGTCAACTGGTAA
- a CDS encoding protein phosphatase 2C domain-containing protein yields MNENNPRIDIHFGEGASETAPESAPAPESAPPAELPQTLVVSADPDAVTDSPVSGAATTEPDAAFTPEDKAINRFESESPAPDPEEWEAQVPATDAAEAPAEEAADVALPTEPVAAAPVEDAVPSGAPAPQAGVTDDLEEQVYEPSVPVQGPQPGDVLGDWTLQSDLGRGWFTAQAAGETQAHTVYVRPDPQWAALRPHVLLPHTRPSGAVQVVDPVAGEALPATLPPAQALGYVADLARLLFAVEKQGYALTDLDPQHLLDGEDGLKLRLPPRVVRLGEADPGALRDGLTAPEVLAGQPADGSAGVYLLGAVLYRWLTGQTPPPGGPSLLELGSLKEPGVPQLLAGMLAPAPVRTRPQELLTALARLNAAPLPAYRVAARTTVGLNPDRPANEDAYGFRQYQLESDAEETLVLRACVSDGMGGMAAGEVASRAAVQAFLNSTQPDLPGQVWDANAAVLAAMDGRDGGCTISGVEIRGHELQLGHVGDTRAYLRDGGEVRQLSQDHSFVAAMVASGQMTPEEAQVSPERNKVLRSLGSLRQPQPDYVQTLAAPLALPVGSRVLLVSDGVWGEVQPATLTELLLSEADPQALVDRLIQLSLDAGAPDNATALVIERTA; encoded by the coding sequence GTGAACGAAAACAACCCGCGCATTGACATCCATTTCGGCGAGGGCGCGAGCGAGACGGCCCCCGAGTCTGCCCCGGCCCCGGAAAGCGCCCCGCCCGCCGAGCTGCCGCAAACGCTGGTGGTGAGCGCTGACCCGGACGCCGTGACCGACAGCCCGGTGTCGGGGGCCGCCACGACAGAGCCGGACGCGGCCTTCACCCCCGAGGACAAGGCCATCAACCGCTTCGAGAGCGAGAGTCCGGCGCCCGACCCCGAGGAGTGGGAGGCGCAGGTGCCGGCCACGGACGCCGCCGAAGCCCCCGCAGAGGAAGCGGCAGACGTGGCCCTGCCGACTGAACCTGTCGCCGCTGCGCCTGTGGAAGACGCGGTGCCGAGTGGGGCGCCCGCTCCGCAGGCCGGCGTCACCGACGACCTGGAAGAACAGGTCTACGAACCCAGCGTGCCGGTGCAGGGGCCGCAGCCGGGGGACGTGCTGGGCGACTGGACGCTGCAGAGCGACCTCGGGCGCGGCTGGTTCACGGCGCAGGCGGCGGGCGAGACGCAGGCCCACACGGTCTACGTTCGCCCCGACCCGCAGTGGGCGGCCCTGCGCCCCCACGTGCTGCTGCCCCACACCCGGCCCAGCGGCGCCGTGCAGGTGGTGGACCCGGTGGCCGGTGAAGCGCTGCCCGCCACGTTGCCGCCCGCGCAGGCGCTGGGGTACGTCGCCGACCTCGCCCGCCTGCTGTTCGCAGTGGAAAAGCAGGGCTACGCGCTCACCGACCTCGACCCGCAGCACCTTTTGGACGGGGAGGATGGCCTGAAACTGCGTCTGCCCCCCCGCGTGGTGCGGCTGGGAGAAGCGGACCCCGGCGCCCTGCGCGACGGGCTGACGGCACCCGAGGTGCTCGCCGGGCAACCGGCCGACGGGTCGGCGGGCGTCTACCTGCTCGGCGCGGTGCTCTACCGCTGGCTGACCGGACAGACGCCGCCCCCCGGTGGCCCCTCGCTGCTCGAACTCGGCAGCCTGAAGGAACCGGGCGTGCCGCAACTGCTCGCGGGCATGCTGGCGCCCGCGCCGGTGCGGACCCGCCCCCAGGAACTGCTCACGGCCCTCGCTCGCCTCAACGCCGCGCCGCTGCCCGCCTACCGGGTGGCCGCCCGCACCACGGTGGGCCTCAACCCCGACCGCCCCGCCAACGAGGACGCCTACGGCTTCCGGCAGTACCAGCTCGAATCCGACGCCGAGGAAACGCTCGTGTTGCGGGCCTGTGTCTCCGACGGCATGGGCGGCATGGCGGCGGGCGAGGTGGCGAGCCGGGCGGCGGTGCAGGCCTTCCTGAACTCGACCCAGCCCGACCTGCCCGGACAGGTCTGGGACGCGAACGCGGCGGTGCTGGCGGCCATGGACGGCAGAGACGGCGGCTGCACCATCAGCGGCGTCGAGATTCGCGGCCATGAGCTGCAGCTCGGGCACGTGGGCGACACCCGCGCTTACCTGAGAGACGGTGGCGAGGTGCGGCAGCTCAGCCAGGACCACTCCTTTGTCGCGGCGATGGTCGCCAGCGGCCAGATGACCCCCGAGGAAGCCCAGGTCAGCCCCGAACGCAACAAGGTGCTGCGCTCGCTGGGCAGCCTGCGCCAGCCGCAGCCCGACTACGTGCAGACGCTCGCCGCGCCGCTGGCGTTGCCGGTGGGCAGCCGCGTGCTGCTCGTCAGCGACGGGGTGTGGGGCGAAGTGCAGCCCGCCACCCTGACCGAACTGCTGCTCAGCGAAGCCGACCCGCAGGCGCTGGTGGACCGCCTGATTCAACTTTCGCTGGACGCGGGGGCGCCCGACAACGCCACCGCGCTGGTCATCGAGAGAACGGCGTGA
- a CDS encoding FHA domain-containing protein: protein MSITCEVCGTVNPTGTQFCEGCGVELKASTAAETATPAAATPAAMSTDAMSTDAMSTGTVSQPDLGSPTLPPAPSIPDAPVMPTPTLDSQASVPSGLEAPLTDSGMGTQDGMTTGTGTTDETVPAAPTATPVMDESVPADTGANEVESAPSGTETEAAPTVNPDLTSTADAPLTDAAVSANAPAMANPEGAAMETASTETPAAAAAPAESGTLRTGEAKLGIKKFGNATGDFIPLQGERLMVGRFDASSGPVDIDLSSLPGAEHISRHHAELYREGGQWFVRDLGSTNGVFVRKGSQSAFSPRLQEPTALTDGDELAFGNLMLTFHQD, encoded by the coding sequence ATGAGCATCACCTGCGAAGTTTGCGGCACCGTCAACCCCACCGGCACCCAGTTCTGTGAAGGCTGCGGCGTGGAACTCAAAGCGAGCACCGCCGCCGAAACCGCGACCCCGGCCGCCGCGACCCCGGCCGCCATGAGCACGGACGCCATGAGCACGGACGCCATGAGTACGGGCACCGTCAGCCAGCCCGACCTCGGGTCGCCCACCCTGCCCCCGGCGCCCAGCATCCCCGACGCCCCGGTGATGCCCACGCCCACGCTGGACTCGCAGGCGAGCGTGCCGAGCGGCCTGGAAGCGCCCCTGACCGACAGCGGGATGGGCACTCAGGACGGCATGACGACAGGAACGGGCACGACCGACGAAACCGTTCCGGCAGCGCCCACCGCGACCCCGGTGATGGACGAGTCGGTGCCCGCCGACACTGGCGCCAACGAGGTGGAGTCCGCGCCCAGCGGCACCGAAACTGAAGCCGCCCCCACCGTCAACCCCGACCTGACGAGCACCGCCGACGCCCCGCTGACCGACGCCGCCGTGAGCGCCAACGCGCCCGCGATGGCCAACCCCGAGGGGGCGGCGATGGAAACGGCGAGCACCGAGACTCCCGCTGCGGCCGCCGCTCCTGCCGAGTCGGGCACCCTGCGCACGGGTGAGGCCAAACTGGGCATCAAGAAGTTCGGCAACGCGACGGGCGACTTTATTCCGCTTCAGGGCGAGCGGCTGATGGTGGGCCGTTTCGACGCTTCCAGCGGCCCGGTGGACATCGACCTGTCGTCCCTACCGGGGGCCGAGCACATCTCGCGCCACCACGCCGAGCTGTACCGCGAGGGCGGGCAGTGGTTCGTGCGTGACCTCGGCTCCACCAACGGCGTGTTCGTGCGTAAGGGCAGCCAGAGCGCCTTCTCGCCCCGCCTGCAGGAACCGACCGCCCTGACGGACGGCGACGAACTCGCCTTCGGCAACCTGATGCTGACCTTCCACCAGGACTGA
- the pprA gene encoding DNA repair protein PprA, with the protein MARAKAKDQTGGNYAAFDTLMSTAGVDSQIAALAASEADASTLDAALTQSLQEAQGRWGLGLHHLRHEARLTDDGDIEILTDGRPSARVSEGFGTLAQAYAPMQALDERGLSQWAALGEGYRAPGDLPLNQLKVLIEHARDFETDWSAGRGETFHRVWRKGDTLFVEVARPASAEAALSDAAWDVIASIKDRAFQRELMRRSEKDGMLGALLGARHAGAKANLAQLPEAHFTVQAFVQTLSGAAARNAEEYRSALKTAAAALEEYQGATTRQLSEVLRHGLRES; encoded by the coding sequence ATGGCAAGGGCTAAAGCGAAAGACCAGACGGGCGGGAACTACGCCGCCTTCGACACCTTGATGAGCACGGCGGGCGTGGACAGCCAGATTGCCGCGCTCGCCGCGAGCGAGGCCGACGCGAGTACGCTCGACGCGGCGCTGACGCAGTCCCTGCAAGAAGCGCAGGGGCGGTGGGGCCTGGGGCTGCACCACCTGCGTCACGAGGCGCGGCTGACCGACGACGGCGACATCGAAATCCTGACCGATGGCCGCCCCAGTGCCCGCGTGAGCGAGGGCTTCGGCACGCTGGCGCAGGCCTACGCGCCCATGCAGGCGCTCGACGAACGCGGCCTGAGCCAGTGGGCGGCGCTCGGCGAAGGCTACCGCGCCCCCGGCGACCTGCCGCTGAACCAGCTCAAGGTCCTCATCGAGCACGCCCGCGACTTCGAAACCGACTGGTCGGCGGGGCGCGGCGAAACCTTCCACCGCGTCTGGCGCAAGGGCGACACCCTGTTTGTCGAGGTGGCCCGGCCCGCTTCCGCCGAGGCCGCGCTCTCCGACGCCGCCTGGGACGTGATCGCCAGCATCAAGGACCGGGCCTTTCAGCGTGAGTTGATGCGCCGCAGCGAGAAGGACGGGATGCTCGGCGCCCTGCTCGGTGCCCGGCACGCCGGAGCCAAAGCCAACCTCGCGCAGCTTCCCGAGGCGCACTTCACGGTGCAGGCGTTCGTGCAGACCCTGAGCGGGGCCGCCGCCCGCAACGCCGAGGAATACCGCTCGGCCCTGAAAACCGCCGCCGCCGCGCTGGAGGAATACCAGGGCGCGACCACCCGCCAGCTGTCCGAGGTGCTGCGGCACGGCCTGCGCGAAAGCTGA